A region of the Candidatus Hydrogenedentota bacterium genome:
GGCCAGGGCCTCGCAGGTGGCCGCCAGAATGCGGTCCTGCAGGTCGTTGTCAAACCGGGACCAGGGCAGCCCCGAGATGATGGCGTCGCAGCGGTCATGCCCGAGGGCCTGAAGGTGCTTCCGCACGTTTTCCGCGCTGTCCGTGATGATGGCGGCCCCGGGGCAGCTCTTCCGGCAGGCCTCGGCCAGGGGCGGGTTGATCTCGAGGGAGAAAAACTCCGCGTCCGGGTCCTTCCGAAGGAGAATTTCGCGGGTGAACACGCCGTCCCCGGCGCCGAACTCCACCAGCATCTTCTTCCCGGAGATGTCGGCCATCTGGACGATCCTCTCCGCCAGTTCCCTGCTGCTCGGGGCGATGGCCCCCGTTGTCTTGCTGTTGCGGATCACCTCCCGCATGAACGCCAGCCAAGCCATGGTCCTGTTCTCCCGTCCCCTGGTTGTGATCATCAGAAATACTCCGGCATCCACTCCGCGTGCGCCGCAAACAAGTCGTCGCACAGCGAGACGATTTCGTCCGGCGTCAGTTCCGCCGCCGTGTGCGGGTCGAGCAGGGCCGCCTGGTAGACATGGTCCCGGCGCCGCGTGAGCGCCGCCTCCACTGCCAGCTCCTGCACGTTGATGTTCGTCCGGTTTAATGCCGCGCACTGCGGCGGGAGTTCCCCGGCGAAGACCGGGGTGACGCCGTTGCGGTCGGCCACGCACATCACCTCGACGCAGCAGCCGTGCGGCAGGTTGGGGATGAGCCCCGTGTTCGCCGTGTTGCCGCCGAAGGTGAAGGGGGCGCCGGTCTCGACGGCCTCCAGGATGCGCGAGGCGTACTCGTCCGTGCGCGTGTGCGGAAGCGGCGCGTCGGTCACCAGCTCCCCGCGCAGAGCCGCCCACTGGGCGATCTGTTCGCGGCAGCGCCGGGGATATTCGTCCAGCGGGATGCCGAAACGCCCCACCAGCTCCGGCGCGCGCGCCTTGATGAACCAGGGCACATACTCCGCCGAATGCTCGCTGGACTCGGTGACGTAGTGCCCGAAAAGGCGCATGATCTCGAATCGGACCGCGTCCCGCGAACGGTATTCCGGAAGCAGTGCCCGCCGCTTGATTTCGGGGTACAGGTCCTCGCCGTTCCGGGAAATTTCCAGCAGCCAGCCCTGGTGGTTGATCCCGGCGATCCGCCAGCGCAGGTTGTCCTCCGGAAGGTCCAGTTCCCGGCAGAGGCCGGGGGCGCAGGCCTGCACGCTGTGGCACAGGCCGACACAGCGCACCGATGCCGCCCGCTGCACCGCGCGGACCAGCATGGCCATGGGGTTGGTGTAGTTGAGAAGGAGCGCGTCCGGAGCGACCCGCTCCAGGATCCGGCAGTAGTCCAGCAGCACGGGAATCGTGCGCAGGGCGCGGAAAATGCCCCCGATGCCCAGGGTGTCGCCGATGGTCTGCCGCAGGCCGTACTTCTTGGGGATCTCAAAGTCCGCGACCGTGCAGGGCTCGTAGCCCCCCACCTGGACCGCGTTCACCACATAGTCCGCCCCGGCCAGCGCGCGCTCCGCCTTGGCGGCCGGAAAGGCCTCCACCACCGCCGACGCGCCCACGGTCCGGTTCAGGGCCCGCACCATGGCCTCCGAGTCCCGCAGACGGACGGGGTCCACGTCAATCAGGGAGATGCGGGCGTCACGCAGGGCGTCCGTCAGAAGACAGTCGCCCAGCACGTTCTTCGCAAAGACCGTACTCCCCGCGCCGATAAAGGCGATTTTCGGCATGCTAGTTCCCCGGATGACAACGTGCGCAACCAGGCACACGACGCTATCATAAGTTTTGTCGGAGGAGCGATGCAAACCGGGGGCGTTCGTTGAACAGGCCGGACGGGTCCGGCCAATGCGACCGATGGTCCCGGCGCTCTCTTGCGGCGCTCCCCTCCCGCGTGGTCTAATCGCGGGGTTGCAACCGTAAAGGAGCCTGCCATGAAACCGTTCTGGACCCTTCTCCTCTGCGCGACGTGCGCCGTGTCCGCCGCCCACGCCGCCACCGTCGTGATTGACGACGACCAGATGACGCGGATCGACGGGAAGCGCGCGTTCATCCTGGGGGTGTACGAGACGCCGAAGGAGGACGCCCTCTACGACGAGCTGGCGGCCTCGGGTGTCAACCTGGTGTATTCAGGCGCCGACACGGGGGTCATGGACAAGCTGGCCGCCCGCGGCATGTTCGCCTGGATCAACACGGGCGGCCAGATTGACCTGAGCGACGACCCCGAGGGCGGGAAAAAGCATCTGGCCGACCTCGTGGCGAAGTTCGGCGGCCACCCGGCGCTCATCACCTGGGAGGTGCCGGACGAGGCGCTGTGGAACTGCTGGTACGGCGCCACCATGTGGCGGCGCAACGCTGAAGTGCGCCAGCAGCGCGAGAAGATCGCCGCCCTCGAGGACAAGGCGCTGGCCGAGAAGCTGGCGAAGGACCGCGGGGAGGTGGAGCGCCTCTTTGGCACAGGCCGGCCGGCGGAGGCTGAGGCCCTTGCCGACGCCATTTGGGAGGCCCTCGGCGAGACACAGCCCCAGCCCGGCCTGAACCTTTCCAATGCGCGGGAGCGCGCGGACAAGATGGCCGAGGGCATGCTGGCGGGCTATGAGGAGCTGCGCCGCCTCGACCCCGCCCACCCCGTGGTCATGAACCACGCCCCGCGCAACTCGGTTCCCCAGCTCGCCCAGTTCAGCCGCGCCGCCGACATCATCGCCTGCGACATCTACCCCGTGCCCCGCACCCGCCACGTCAACCACTCCGACCTCATGGACCAGACCATGTCCAGCGTGGGCGGCTACACCGAGCGCCTCAAGGCCGCCGCCCCCGGCAAGCCCGTGTGGCTGGTCCTCCAGGGCTTCGGCTGGGCCGACATCCAGCCCGAACACACGCCGGAAGCTAAAAAGGAACTGCGCCGGCCCACCCTCGCCGAGACCCGGTTCATGGCCTACAACGCCATCGTGCGCGGCGCGCGCGGCCTGGTCTACTGGGGCACCGCATACGTCGAGAAGGACTCGGAATTCTGGAAGGACCTCATGCGGGCCGTCCGCGAGCTGGCCGACCTCCAGCCCGTCCTTTCCGCGCCCGACGCCGGCCCCATGATCGAGGCCGACCTCGCGCCCACCTGGGGCTCCCTGGACCGCGGCGTCATCGCCCTGCCCAAGAACACCGACAGCGGGATGTGGCTCCTTGTGGTCAATGAGTGGACCGACCCCCTCACCTACACCCTCCCCCTCGGCGAGGAGCATGAGGGCAAACGCTACACCGACCCCGCCGCGGGCGTGGAGGCCGTTGTAAAAGACGGCGCCCTCACGCTCTCCATTGGCCCCCAGTCCGTCCACGTGCTCCGGCCGGAGTAGGGCCGGAGCCGGAAATATGGGACAGGGTGTCGGGTTGAACCGGCGGGTTCTCTGGTATCATGTCCCCGGCCGGACCATGCCCGCGCCGGGGCCCAACCCAGAGGACATCCCCCCCATTGACGACGCTTCGCGATATTCTGCTGTCTGAAATCCTGCCCTCGGTGGAGAAGCCCTCGCGGTATCTCGGGAACGAGCTGCACTCGGTCCACAAGGATCCCGCGTCGGTGAAGCTCCGCATCGCGCTGTTTTTTCCCGACGTCTATGAGCTTGGGCTGGGCAATCTGGGGCTCCACCTGCTCTACCATCTGCTGAACGGCCTGGAGGACGTGTGGGCGGAGCGCGCCTACACGCCCGCGCCGGACCTGGAGGCCGTCCTCCGGAAACGCGGCCTGCCGCTGTTCCTGCACGAGTCCAAGGAGCCGCTGGGCGCCGCCGACGCCGTGGGTTTCAGCCTCCAGTCCGAGCTGACCTGGGTGAATGTCCTGAACGCCATGGACCTCGCGGGATTCCCCGTGCGTTCGGCGGAGCGCGCGGACAACGCTCCGCTCTTCTTCGCGGGCGGCCCCACGGCCACCAACCCGGAGCCGCTGTCGCCTTTCCTCGACTTCTTTGTGATGGGTGACGGCGAGGAGGCGGTGGTGGAGATTGCGCGCGCCCTGATGCCCCTGCGCGGCGCGCCGCGCCTCCGGCGGCTGGAGGCGGTGGCGGCCATTCCCGGCGTGTATGTCCCCGCGCTGCATCCCGTGGAGATGGTGGACGGCAAGCCCTTCGCCGACGCCCGCGTGAAGATCACGCGGCGCGTGGTGGGCGATCTGGGCCGCGCCCCCGTGCCGGAGCACTACATCGTCCCCTACACCCAGCTCGTCCACGACGGCCTCGCGCTGGAGGTGCTGCGCGGCTGCACGCAGGGGT
Encoded here:
- a CDS encoding ribosomal RNA adenine dimethylase domain-containing protein, which codes for MAWLAFMREVIRNSKTTGAIAPSSRELAERIVQMADISGKKMLVEFGAGDGVFTREILLRKDPDAEFFSLEINPPLAEACRKSCPGAAIITDSAENVRKHLQALGHDRCDAIISGLPWSRFDNDLQDRILAATCEALAPGGVFVTFAYVMTPLLPSGKRFLTARLPACFASVKRLGPVWNNLPPCHVYLCTKQG
- a CDS encoding alpha-glucosidase/alpha-galactosidase; amino-acid sequence: MPKIAFIGAGSTVFAKNVLGDCLLTDALRDARISLIDVDPVRLRDSEAMVRALNRTVGASAVVEAFPAAKAERALAGADYVVNAVQVGGYEPCTVADFEIPKKYGLRQTIGDTLGIGGIFRALRTIPVLLDYCRILERVAPDALLLNYTNPMAMLVRAVQRAASVRCVGLCHSVQACAPGLCRELDLPEDNLRWRIAGINHQGWLLEISRNGEDLYPEIKRRALLPEYRSRDAVRFEIMRLFGHYVTESSEHSAEYVPWFIKARAPELVGRFGIPLDEYPRRCREQIAQWAALRGELVTDAPLPHTRTDEYASRILEAVETGAPFTFGGNTANTGLIPNLPHGCCVEVMCVADRNGVTPVFAGELPPQCAALNRTNINVQELAVEAALTRRRDHVYQAALLDPHTAAELTPDEIVSLCDDLFAAHAEWMPEYF